TTTCCTCGGCACCAATTTCAAGCAACAGTTCCTTGGACATGGTCTAGTTCCCCCCTTTCAGCATCGGATAGCCCAGCCGTTCGCGCTGCCGGACATAGCCTTCAGCGCAGAGGCGGGCCACGTTGCGTACCCGGCCGATGTAGGAGGCACGCTCGGTCACTGAGATCGCGCCACGGGCATCCAGCAGGTTGAAGGTGTGGGAGCATTTCATGACAAAGTCATAGGCCGGGAAGACCAGATCCTTCTCTGCCAGCCTGATACATTCTTTTTCGTATTTACCGAACAGCTCCAGCAGCAGGGCCACGTCAGCCTCTTCAAAGTTGTAGGTGGAGAATTCAACCTCGGTCTGGTGGTGGATGTCGCCGTATTTGACCCCCTTGACCCATTCCAGGTCATAGACGTTGTCAACTCCCTGCAGATACATGGCGATCCGTTCGCAGCCGTAGGTGATTTCCGATGAGACCGGTTTCAGGTCAATCCCGCCGGCCTGCTGGAAGTAGGTAAACTGGGTGATCTCCATGCCATCCAGCCAGACCTCCCAGCCCAGCCCCCATGCTCCAAGGGTAGGGGACTCCCAGTCGTCCTCGACAAAGCGGATATCGTGCTGACTGGGATTGATGCCGAAGGCCCGCAGGGAATCAAGATACAGATCCAGGATGTTAGCCGGTGACGGCTTC
Above is a window of Trichlorobacter lovleyi SZ DNA encoding:
- the glyQ gene encoding glycine--tRNA ligase subunit alpha, with amino-acid sequence MTFQNLILSLQNYWANQGCVIQQPYDTEKGAGTFNPATFLRVLGPEPWNVAYVEPSRRPTDGRYGENPNRLQHYYQFQVIMKPSPANILDLYLDSLRAFGINPSQHDIRFVEDDWESPTLGAWGLGWEVWLDGMEITQFTYFQQAGGIDLKPVSSEITYGCERIAMYLQGVDNVYDLEWVKGVKYGDIHHQTEVEFSTYNFEEADVALLLELFGKYEKECIRLAEKDLVFPAYDFVMKCSHTFNLLDARGAISVTERASYIGRVRNVARLCAEGYVRQRERLGYPMLKGGN